In a single window of the Mauremys reevesii isolate NIE-2019 linkage group 3, ASM1616193v1, whole genome shotgun sequence genome:
- the B3GNT2 gene encoding N-acetyllactosaminide beta-1,3-N-acetylglucosaminyltransferase 2 — translation MSVGRRRLRLLGILMMVNFFIYVIVEVSKSGGQEKNTKGQVIIPSSKFWRKYTPHKAYWNKQQQKLELSYNPILTLLSNMTVEETLISNISVLVSCDPDPSVTSEVNDFAKLPDRFKDFLLYLRCRNYSLLVDQPNKCKHKPFLLLAIKSLIPHFDRRQAIRESWGKEIKSGDVTVVRVFLLGQTPPEDNFPDLSDMLKFESQTHQDILLWNYRDTFFNLTLKEVLFLKWVSSTCPDAQFIFKGDDDVFVNTHQILDYLKSLSKDKAKDLFIGDVIKDAGPHREKKLKYYIPESVYEGSYPPYAGGGGFLYSGDLALRLNNASDQVLLYPIDDVYTGMCLQKLGLAPEKHKGFKTFDIEEKHRNNICSYTNLMLVHSRKPQEMIKIWTHLQDPHLNC, via the coding sequence ATGAGTGTTGGACGCAGAAGACTAAGGCTGCTGGGAATTCTGATgatggtaaacttttttatttatgTGATTGTGGAAGTCTCCAAAAGTGGTGGTCAAGAGAAGAATACGAAAGGACAGGTTATAATACCCAGCAGCAAATTCTGGAGGAAATACACTCCTCACAAGGCCTATTGGAACAAACAGCAACAGAAGCTGGAACTCTCGTACAACCCCATTTTGACCTTGCTTTCCAATATGACTGTGGAAGAAACCTTAATTTCTAATATTAGTGTTCTGGTTTCCTGTGACCCTGATCCATCAGTAACTTCAGAGGTTAATGACTTTGCAAAGTTGCCAGACAGATTTAAAGACTTCCTGCTTTATTTAAGATGTAGAAATTATTCATTATTAGTGGATCAACCAAACAAGTGCAAACATAAACCTTTCCTGCTGCTGGCTATTAAGTCACTTATACCACACTTTGATAGAAGGCAAGCAATTAGGGAATCTTGGGGTAAAGAAATAAAATCAGGGGATGTAACAGTTGTAAGGGTCTTTTTGTTGGGACAGACCCCTCCAGAAGATAACTTTCCTGACCTTTCAGACATGTTGAAATTTGAGAGTCAAACCCACCAAGACATTCTTCTTTGGAACTACAGAGACACTTTCTTCAACTTGACTCTGAAAGAGGTGCTTTTTCTTAAATGGGTCAGCAGCACGTGTCCAGATGCCCAGTTTATTTTTAAGGGGGATGATGATGTTTTTGTGAATACCCATCAGATCCTGGATTACTTGAAGAGTTTATCAAAGGACAAAGCCAAAGACTTATTTATAGGTGATGTGATCAAAGATGCTGGACCTCATCGAGAGAAAAAATTAAAGTACTACATTCCAGAAAGTGTTTATGAAGGTTCTTATCCTCCATATGCAGGAGGTGGTGGGTTTCTGTACTCTGGTGATCTGGCATTAAGACTGAACAATGCATCTGACCAGGTCCTCCTCTATCCTATTGATGACGTTTATACTGGAATGTGCCTTCAGAAACTTGGGCTTGCTCCGGAAAAACACAAAGGCTTCAAAACATTTGATATTGAAGAGAAACACAGGAATAACATATGTTCCTACACAAACTTAATGTTAGTACATAGCAGAAAACCTCAAGAAATGATTAAGATTTGGACACACTTGCAGGATCCACACTTAAATTGTTAA